One Actinomycetota bacterium DNA segment encodes these proteins:
- a CDS encoding NHL repeat-containing protein, translated as MDKTRRSWIIFAVVLMAVLIEVGVVYYYFNFIPRKPASKKIVEAPYRLTKKQKLADVSQPADLAIAHGRVFVLDTLNNRVLEIDKTGKTIRKIDAASDPRISLHTPMGIASFGENLYIADTLGHQVVIVTVDGIFQQAIQMLKNPGDAKEPRPIGIAVNKEGEFIVADADNHRVIMFNASGEEVKAIGTGRKERGNKGFNTPCGVAYGSDGSFYVVDIMNSRVQEFNRDGKFVKRMDNTKEIHLGRPKYVTVNSEGSILVSDGLLGIIHMFDKKGKYKGVVGRKRDTKKAVTIFEVPAGLKLDGSRLYVIDRFAGLYIFKKT; from the coding sequence ATGGATAAGACCCGACGCTCCTGGATAATCTTCGCTGTTGTCCTGATGGCCGTACTAATCGAAGTAGGCGTTGTCTACTATTACTTTAACTTTATTCCGCGAAAACCGGCGTCAAAAAAAATTGTTGAAGCACCATATAGGTTGACCAAGAAACAAAAGCTTGCCGACGTCAGCCAACCAGCGGACTTAGCCATCGCTCACGGACGCGTGTTCGTGTTGGATACGCTGAATAACCGAGTGCTGGAAATCGACAAGACAGGCAAGACAATCAGGAAGATCGACGCCGCTTCCGACCCCAGGATATCCCTGCACACCCCGATGGGGATAGCCTCTTTCGGCGAGAATCTTTACATAGCTGATACCCTCGGTCATCAGGTCGTTATCGTGACCGTTGACGGCATCTTTCAACAGGCAATACAGATGTTAAAGAATCCCGGAGACGCGAAAGAGCCGCGGCCGATCGGTATAGCCGTAAACAAAGAGGGAGAGTTTATAGTCGCTGACGCCGACAACCACCGCGTCATAATGTTCAACGCGTCGGGGGAAGAGGTCAAGGCAATCGGCACAGGCAGGAAAGAAAGAGGGAACAAGGGTTTTAATACTCCGTGCGGTGTAGCTTACGGAAGCGACGGATCATTCTATGTTGTAGATATTATGAATTCTCGAGTTCAGGAATTCAACCGTGACGGTAAGTTTGTCAAGCGCATGGATAACACCAAAGAAATCCATTTAGGCCGGCCAAAATATGTGACGGTTAACTCCGAAGGCAGCATACTGGTATCCGACGGGCTTCTCGGCATAATCCATATGTTTGATAAAAAAGGAAAGTATAAGGGAGTAGTCGGGAGGAAAAGAGACACCAAAAAAGCGGTTACGATATTTGAAGTCCCTGCCGGCCTTAAGTTAGATGGCAGTCGTTTATACGTTATTGACCGGTTTGCCGGCCTGTATATTTTCAAAAAAACCTAA
- a CDS encoding cytochrome c3 family protein, whose translation MKTKKLALMLALAVSCTAVFAFMMGGTAMANPSKTQVCTDCHNLNVTVSITVTKTGQTTTTETYSVSGSTAFDAPEGWAVFTSAGVATGKQGTRTGSFTLNKDGATYTVYWTDDSDNAAGTPAGKGGTAKTTVTTAAGAADTTAPTNPSNLGATVFSSSQINLAWTVSTDATGVTGYEIEKATAVGGPFTLAGTSATNGYSAAGLTASTAYWFRVRAYDAALNYSAAYSNVSTATTQAGTPPPTPTGAYSQVTGTVHNLAIPGTGVCANCHVAHNAQGDFLWARPVGTTFTGIKALCYSCHDGTIAHEEYAFSATYAQHAGECSTCHNPHSNSYGKFLTFASGANLCNDCHSGDIGIGHQVNMVASMTPTDAAFAPPADMSGTRLYDAAGTTSGGTSVKCLTCHTAHGGVAGTALNTMDYSATSAALCTNCHP comes from the coding sequence ATGAAAACAAAGAAACTAGCGTTAATGCTAGCTTTGGCTGTTTCTTGTACAGCAGTCTTCGCGTTTATGATGGGCGGCACCGCAATGGCCAATCCGAGTAAAACCCAGGTCTGCACAGATTGTCACAATCTTAACGTAACCGTGTCAATTACTGTGACGAAGACCGGCCAGACGACAACCACGGAAACATATAGCGTCAGCGGTTCTACGGCCTTCGACGCTCCTGAAGGTTGGGCCGTATTTACGAGCGCAGGAGTAGCGACCGGAAAACAGGGAACCAGAACGGGCTCGTTTACGCTCAACAAGGACGGCGCGACTTATACCGTTTACTGGACCGACGATAGCGACAACGCGGCAGGCACTCCCGCGGGCAAAGGCGGCACGGCCAAAACGACTGTGACGACTGCCGCAGGCGCAGCAGACACGACAGCGCCGACCAATCCGAGCAACTTAGGCGCGACGGTTTTCAGTTCATCCCAGATTAATCTGGCTTGGACCGTGTCGACAGACGCTACGGGCGTTACTGGTTACGAGATTGAAAAGGCCACCGCGGTCGGCGGGCCCTTCACATTGGCCGGAACCTCCGCCACGAACGGCTATTCGGCTGCGGGTTTAACGGCGAGCACGGCGTACTGGTTCAGGGTGCGGGCATATGATGCTGCGCTGAACTATTCTGCTGCATATAGCAACGTGTCAACTGCAACTACGCAAGCGGGAACGCCGCCGCCAACCCCAACTGGCGCCTACAGCCAAGTTACAGGAACGGTGCATAATCTGGCCATACCCGGCACCGGAGTCTGTGCCAATTGCCATGTGGCGCATAATGCCCAGGGCGATTTTCTGTGGGCCCGTCCGGTCGGCACAACGTTCACCGGAATCAAGGCTCTGTGCTATAGCTGCCACGACGGTACGATTGCACATGAAGAGTATGCTTTCTCAGCGACTTACGCGCAGCACGCGGGTGAGTGCAGTACGTGTCACAACCCGCACAGCAACAGCTACGGAAAGTTCCTGACGTTCGCTTCAGGTGCGAACCTGTGTAATGACTGTCACTCGGGCGACATAGGCATAGGCCATCAGGTCAACATGGTGGCGAGCATGACACCGACCGACGCGGCCTTTGCTCCGCCCGCGGATATGAGCGGGACAAGGCTGTACGATGCCGCTGGCACCACGTCCGGTGGTACCTCTGTCAAGTGCTTAACTTGCCATACCGCGCACGGCGGTGTTGCGGGAACGGCGCTGAATACGATGGATTATTCGGCGACGTCTGCCGCGCTGTGTACGAACTGTCACCCGTAG
- a CDS encoding response regulator transcription factor: MVNVLIADDHRIICAGVRVILESDPRIKVVGEAYSGQEAVRLAADYCPDAIILNVHMPGFDGIRACREIIKIRPAANILMISSLDRQCDVFASLEAGAKGYVLKNLDSADLIKAVHVLASGESFFDPVIASKIAGRFSGKSVDRQTKEAALDDLSCRETEVLRSMERGCSNIAIAKELYISTSTVKTHVSNILRKLAVDDRTQAAIKAYKDGLV; the protein is encoded by the coding sequence ATGGTCAATGTGCTTATTGCTGATGACCACAGGATAATATGCGCGGGAGTACGCGTGATTTTGGAATCAGATCCACGGATTAAGGTTGTTGGAGAAGCATATTCCGGTCAAGAAGCCGTACGTCTTGCCGCCGATTACTGTCCAGACGCCATTATTCTTAACGTTCACATGCCCGGTTTCGATGGCATCAGAGCTTGTCGCGAGATTATCAAGATCAGGCCAGCCGCGAACATCCTTATGATCAGCTCACTTGATAGACAATGCGATGTGTTTGCCTCATTGGAGGCGGGCGCCAAGGGATATGTTCTTAAGAACCTGGATTCCGCCGACCTGATAAAAGCGGTCCATGTCTTAGCAAGCGGAGAATCATTTTTTGATCCTGTCATCGCGTCAAAGATTGCCGGGCGATTTAGCGGTAAATCGGTCGACCGCCAAACAAAGGAAGCAGCTTTGGACGACCTTAGCTGCCGCGAGACCGAAGTCCTGCGGTCGATGGAGCGCGGCTGTAGCAATATCGCAATCGCTAAAGAGCTTTACATAAGCACGAGCACAGTAAAAACGCATGTTTCCAACATCCTGCGCAAGCTGGCCGTAGATGACAGAACCCAAGCCGCCATCAAGGCATATAAGGACGGTTTGGTCTAG
- a CDS encoding DUF5667 domain-containing protein translates to MKDYEDHEDYKDVIDVLEKAAEAGPDAGFMAEARERLLDAVAKEPESARVIRFRPRRLVIRTLAAVVALLLLMTGVGFASTDSLPGDALYPIKRGIEEARLRVTRNDEAKANLYLEIAGRRLNESEALKRLNRRDRIEATLKLMSGNFGQAQALLNKVPAVRREVILKRLEDLEEKEKRAQAETRKQRILEKQQEKPLEQENRKNPKPEKQLQHFKNNSNSEGDSKKNNSRP, encoded by the coding sequence ATGAAAGATTACGAAGACCACGAGGACTACAAAGACGTGATCGATGTCCTGGAAAAAGCGGCGGAGGCCGGGCCTGATGCTGGGTTTATGGCGGAGGCTAGGGAGCGGTTGTTGGATGCGGTTGCCAAAGAACCCGAGTCCGCGAGGGTGATTCGTTTCCGGCCGCGGCGACTGGTTATCAGAACTCTGGCCGCCGTAGTGGCGTTGTTGCTGCTTATGACGGGCGTCGGTTTCGCGTCCACCGACAGTTTGCCCGGCGACGCGCTGTATCCGATTAAACGTGGAATCGAGGAAGCCAGGTTGCGCGTGACCCGAAATGATGAAGCTAAAGCAAATCTTTATCTTGAGATCGCGGGGCGGAGGTTAAATGAATCGGAAGCGCTTAAACGCCTGAACCGCCGCGATAGAATAGAAGCGACGTTAAAGCTGATGAGCGGGAATTTCGGGCAGGCCCAAGCGCTTCTGAACAAGGTGCCGGCCGTGCGCCGCGAGGTAATACTTAAGCGTTTGGAAGATTTGGAAGAGAAAGAGAAACGCGCGCAAGCGGAAACCCGTAAGCAGCGGATACTGGAAAAACAACAAGAGAAACCTCTTGAGCAAGAGAACAGAAAGAATCCCAAACCCGAGAAACAGCTCCAGCATTTTAAGAACAACAGCAACAGCGAAGGCGACAGTAAGAAAAATAATTCTCGGCCGTAA
- a CDS encoding sigma-70 family RNA polymerase sigma factor yields MDQQVLAKLANEARQRDVEAFGRIYDICVGSVYLYAFYRIGNRLDAEDVTEETFLRAFRSIGRYEQRENPFTAWLFTIGRAAVADFYRKKQPRRTETGLEAEALESMSDPRAHMELAAGLYAEDLAGLIKRLSSDQQNVIALRFLAGLKLSETAAMLGKNENAVKALQHRALEALRKMMET; encoded by the coding sequence ATGGATCAACAGGTATTGGCAAAACTTGCGAACGAAGCGCGACAGCGCGACGTAGAAGCATTTGGACGTATCTACGATATATGCGTTGGTTCGGTTTACCTGTATGCGTTTTACCGGATCGGCAACCGGCTGGACGCCGAGGACGTGACAGAAGAAACTTTTCTACGGGCTTTCCGGTCGATAGGCCGGTATGAACAGCGCGAGAATCCTTTTACGGCGTGGCTGTTCACAATCGGGCGAGCGGCGGTGGCGGATTTCTACCGCAAGAAGCAGCCGCGCAGGACCGAAACAGGCCTGGAGGCCGAAGCGCTGGAGTCGATGTCAGACCCTAGGGCGCACATGGAGCTGGCCGCCGGATTGTACGCGGAAGACTTAGCCGGTTTGATAAAGCGGTTGTCGTCCGACCAACAAAACGTGATTGCGCTAAGGTTTTTGGCGGGACTGAAGTTGAGCGAGACGGCAGCCATGCTAGGTAAGAATGAGAACGCGGTCAAGGCGCTGCAGCACAGGGCGCTGGAAGCGTTAAGGAAGATGATGGAGACATGA
- a CDS encoding nucleotidyl transferase AbiEii/AbiGii toxin family protein: protein MSNREPTDISASVKQRLLNLQRRTGEPFDLILLQYASERFLYRLTKSRFSDRFVLKGAMLLIHWIDKPHRPTRDVDMLGFVENSAAAISVAIKDILGTHVQEDGLVFDTSSVQVEPIREEAEYGGMRAKLKCCLGKATITLQVDIGFGDAPGRLEEITLRPMLDQPAPVMRAYPMETVIAEKFHAMVEKGIANSRMKDFIDVWLLSQEFDFAGKSLAEAIEATFKSRGLSLPIENPVALTDEFSSDTDKIAQMRSFIADKTNLKGASAELAEIVDELRDFLMPVVGAILDGSAEHMTWTAGGPWKKTT, encoded by the coding sequence ATGAGTAATCGCGAGCCAACCGATATTTCCGCTTCAGTCAAACAGCGGCTTCTAAATCTCCAGCGACGAACAGGCGAGCCGTTTGACCTTATTCTTCTGCAGTACGCGAGCGAACGTTTTCTCTATCGTCTTACAAAATCACGCTTTTCTGACCGCTTTGTCCTGAAAGGCGCCATGCTGCTTATCCATTGGATTGATAAACCGCACAGGCCGACACGCGATGTCGATATGTTAGGATTCGTCGAAAACTCAGCCGCCGCTATATCAGTTGCGATAAAAGATATTTTGGGTACACACGTACAGGAAGATGGCCTTGTTTTTGATACCAGCAGCGTTCAGGTCGAACCGATTCGTGAAGAAGCCGAGTACGGCGGGATGCGGGCCAAGCTAAAGTGTTGTCTCGGGAAAGCGACAATCACGCTTCAAGTCGACATAGGTTTCGGAGACGCGCCAGGTCGCCTGGAGGAAATCACCTTACGGCCGATGCTCGATCAACCCGCTCCTGTTATGCGCGCGTATCCTATGGAGACCGTAATTGCCGAGAAGTTTCACGCGATGGTTGAGAAGGGTATAGCCAACAGCCGCATGAAGGACTTCATCGATGTCTGGCTATTGAGCCAAGAATTCGACTTTGCTGGTAAGTCCCTAGCAGAGGCAATTGAGGCAACGTTCAAGAGCCGCGGATTGTCGTTACCAATTGAAAATCCCGTGGCCCTGACGGACGAATTCTCATCAGACACCGACAAGATCGCCCAGATGCGCTCGTTTATAGCTGATAAGACAAATCTTAAAGGAGCTAGTGCTGAATTAGCTGAGATTGTGGATGAGCTAAGGGACTTTTTGATGCCGGTTGTTGGGGCGATTCTAGATGGAAGTGCCGAACATATGACCTGGACTGCCGGCGGACCGTGGAAGAAAACGACTTAG
- a CDS encoding type IV toxin-antitoxin system AbiEi family antitoxin domain-containing protein: MAKDKISKTLKIVREKGMIRPRELEEYGIAREYLRRMVDRGLLERAARGLYRIPDADVSENFSLAEASKKVPNGIICLLSALRYHDLTTASPYEVWMAVERTSRTPKIDRPLIKIVKFSGQAFNSGIEEAIIENVRVRVYSPAKTVADCFKYRNKIGMDVALEALRDCRRQKKCSVDEVWQYAEIDRVSNIMRPYLEAII; encoded by the coding sequence ATGGCAAAAGACAAGATCTCGAAGACGCTCAAAATAGTCAGAGAAAAGGGCATGATTCGACCTCGTGAGCTAGAGGAATACGGGATTGCGCGCGAGTACCTTCGACGCATGGTTGATCGCGGTCTCCTTGAGAGAGCAGCACGAGGACTCTACAGGATACCGGACGCTGACGTTTCTGAAAACTTCTCTCTTGCCGAGGCAAGTAAAAAGGTGCCGAACGGCATTATCTGCCTGCTGTCGGCGCTTCGATATCATGATCTGACGACTGCGTCGCCATATGAGGTCTGGATGGCTGTTGAGCGAACAAGCAGGACGCCAAAGATTGACAGACCCCTCATAAAAATCGTGAAGTTCTCCGGGCAGGCCTTTAATAGCGGCATCGAAGAGGCAATTATCGAAAATGTTCGAGTACGAGTGTACAGCCCGGCTAAGACTGTCGCCGACTGCTTTAAATATAGGAATAAGATCGGGATGGATGTCGCACTGGAAGCGCTTAGGGACTGTAGAAGGCAGAAGAAGTGCTCAGTCGATGAGGTCTGGCAGTACGCGGAGATTGATCGCGTCTCAAATATCATGAGGCCGTACCTGGAAGCAATTATATGA
- a CDS encoding Z1 domain-containing protein gives MFKELVEKREDTKDLINCMEDTASQILDNNTSSNNPGILLGKIQSGKTRAFIGVMALAFDNNYDAAIILTKGTKALVNQTVQRMEKDFSEFIQNDKAEVFDIMHMPDNLTAYERRKKLIIVVKKEVNNMRRLLTKLSSIYPDLREKKMLIIDDEADYASISFRKHAEAVEVGRISSQIDELRNIVKEVDYLQVTATPYSLYLQPDISEDCSLFLPKRPAFTVLLPEHDKYVGGEFYFEDGNEESSVAYNIYEEISTEEREILKQPDARRFKLDDVLSSDKIACLRKAIMNFIVGASIRHMQQIKHGGKPQKYAFVAHSEISRASHAWQAEIVMTLISALANAAKTDEKIISDLISTSYEDLTLSVSKIPGIYIPPLDEIEDQAKAALIQEHVMVTVVNSDGDVEELLDSQGQLKLRNPMNIYIGGQILDRGVTIDKLIGFYYGRNPKKSQQDTVLQHSRMYGARPIEDLAVTRFYTTRDIYEVMRRIYEFDTALRETFEKGGNDQGVDFIRKDVTGRLVPCSPNKLLLSSIATLRPHKPMLPVGFQTGYKTHIEKSVQQIDHRVNKWFEGNNRNEAVLVDLSDALEAVDLIEKTLELNQLYPWIWRTFKASLEHLSHNSRAPHEKDKVWVVIREDQNMARTKADGRFSDDPDGGSGRTARTIAREISENTPCLMLIRENGEQSKGWHNAPFWWPVLMNPLRTDPLIFAEDTV, from the coding sequence GTGTTCAAAGAACTTGTAGAGAAAAGAGAAGACACCAAAGACCTCATCAACTGTATGGAAGATACGGCCTCGCAGATATTGGACAACAATACATCTTCAAATAATCCAGGAATTCTGCTTGGTAAGATTCAAAGCGGTAAAACACGAGCATTCATCGGTGTCATGGCCCTGGCATTTGACAATAATTATGATGCCGCAATCATATTGACAAAAGGGACAAAAGCCCTGGTCAACCAAACCGTACAACGTATGGAAAAAGACTTTTCTGAATTTATACAGAATGATAAAGCAGAAGTATTTGACATCATGCATATGCCCGACAATCTAACTGCTTATGAGAGAAGGAAGAAGCTCATTATTGTAGTAAAAAAAGAAGTGAATAATATGCGGCGACTTCTGACCAAACTTTCTAGCATCTATCCAGACCTAAGGGAGAAAAAAATGCTCATTATCGATGATGAAGCGGATTACGCAAGCATTAGCTTTCGTAAACACGCAGAGGCGGTTGAAGTTGGTCGCATATCATCGCAAATCGATGAGTTGAGAAATATTGTTAAAGAGGTTGATTATTTGCAGGTGACTGCTACACCATATTCATTATATCTTCAACCGGATATATCAGAAGACTGTTCACTGTTTCTACCGAAACGACCCGCATTTACTGTGCTTTTGCCAGAACATGACAAGTATGTGGGCGGCGAATTCTACTTCGAAGATGGTAATGAAGAAAGCTCGGTCGCCTACAACATATATGAGGAAATCTCAACCGAAGAACGAGAAATACTAAAACAACCTGATGCACGTCGCTTTAAGCTAGATGATGTGCTTTCATCGGACAAAATTGCATGCTTACGGAAAGCCATCATGAACTTCATTGTCGGCGCATCAATACGTCATATGCAACAAATTAAGCATGGTGGCAAGCCTCAGAAATATGCATTTGTCGCACATAGCGAGATTAGTCGAGCTTCACACGCGTGGCAAGCAGAGATCGTCATGACCCTTATTTCTGCTCTTGCAAATGCTGCCAAGACAGACGAGAAGATAATCTCAGATCTCATTAGCACTTCATATGAAGACCTGACGTTGTCAGTTTCAAAGATACCTGGTATCTACATCCCACCGTTAGATGAAATTGAAGACCAGGCTAAAGCCGCTTTAATACAAGAGCACGTAATGGTTACTGTTGTTAATTCCGATGGAGATGTTGAAGAATTACTTGATAGTCAGGGCCAGCTGAAATTACGGAATCCAATGAATATATATATTGGAGGTCAGATTTTGGATCGAGGTGTGACAATAGATAAATTGATAGGGTTTTATTATGGAAGAAATCCCAAGAAATCCCAACAAGATACCGTTCTGCAACACTCCCGGATGTATGGTGCCAGGCCGATTGAGGATCTAGCAGTCACTCGTTTTTATACGACACGTGATATCTATGAAGTAATGAGACGCATATATGAATTCGATACTGCGCTCCGTGAAACCTTTGAAAAGGGCGGTAATGATCAAGGTGTGGATTTCATACGTAAAGATGTTACCGGTAGATTGGTCCCGTGTTCACCTAACAAACTGTTGTTGTCGTCTATTGCTACTTTGCGACCACATAAACCAATGTTGCCAGTTGGATTTCAAACAGGATATAAAACTCATATTGAAAAATCAGTTCAACAAATCGACCACCGAGTAAATAAATGGTTTGAAGGTAACAATAGAAACGAAGCAGTATTGGTTGACTTATCTGATGCACTAGAAGCGGTTGATCTTATTGAAAAAACTTTGGAGCTAAATCAGTTATATCCATGGATCTGGCGAACATTTAAAGCCAGTCTTGAGCATCTCTCACACAACTCAAGGGCGCCTCACGAAAAGGACAAAGTCTGGGTTGTGATTCGCGAAGATCAGAACATGGCGAGGACTAAAGCTGATGGACGATTCTCTGATGACCCGGATGGAGGAAGCGGACGAACAGCACGTACTATTGCGAGAGAAATATCGGAGAATACTCCTTGCCTTATGTTGATTAGGGAAAACGGAGAACAAAGTAAGGGTTGGCATAACGCTCCGTTTTGGTGGCCTGTCCTCATGAACCCATTGAGAACTGACCCCTTAATCTTTGCAGAAGATACTGTATAA
- a CDS encoding DUF3800 domain-containing protein codes for MATNYVPEQRLYIDESGDHGYSQVDRIENRFLGLLGCVFERSNDYISATNAMNRIKNKFWPNNDPDNPVIFHREEMLRCENHFTVLKDKAIRQDFDKEILELLRESKYTIINIVLDKRIHQNRYDVPFDPYHYCLTIILQRYCGWLNYFSTTGDVMAESRGNRPDSGVKSQYRKIYEDGTMFLDKSLAQETLTSKKIKIKPKSHNIPGLQFADLLAWPLKEKLLFEHGIRKDRYMGMFSESIYCAVEDKFNRRFDTGKVLGYGEVFVK; via the coding sequence ATGGCAACAAACTATGTTCCCGAACAGAGATTATACATAGATGAAAGCGGTGACCACGGGTATTCCCAAGTCGATCGAATCGAGAATAGGTTCCTGGGTCTGCTTGGTTGTGTATTCGAAAGAAGCAATGACTACATATCTGCCACAAACGCTATGAATCGGATAAAGAACAAGTTCTGGCCCAACAATGATCCAGATAACCCTGTTATTTTTCACCGTGAAGAAATGTTAAGGTGCGAGAATCACTTTACAGTTTTGAAAGATAAGGCAATTAGACAAGATTTCGATAAGGAGATTCTTGAGCTCTTGAGAGAGTCAAAATATACAATAATTAATATTGTATTGGACAAACGCATCCATCAAAATCGCTATGATGTCCCATTCGACCCCTATCACTACTGCCTGACAATCATACTTCAGAGATACTGTGGCTGGTTGAATTACTTTTCAACCACTGGTGATGTTATGGCAGAGAGTCGTGGCAATAGGCCGGATAGCGGGGTAAAGAGCCAGTACAGGAAGATTTATGAGGACGGAACGATGTTTCTCGACAAGTCCCTTGCCCAAGAAACCTTGACGAGTAAGAAGATCAAAATTAAGCCAAAATCTCACAATATTCCAGGACTTCAATTCGCTGATCTTCTAGCCTGGCCTCTAAAAGAGAAGCTTCTTTTTGAGCACGGGATTAGAAAAGACAGGTATATGGGCATGTTTAGTGAGTCTATTTATTGTGCAGTTGAAGATAAATTCAATCGAAGATTCGATACTGGAAAAGTTCTTGGTTATGGGGAAGTTTTTGTTAAGTAA
- a CDS encoding ATPase domain-containing protein: protein METRLETGIKGLDAMLGGGLYAGTVTIVRGAPGTGKTSFGIEFLANGIEKYNETGLYVTFEEFSEQIFRDAASLGFDFRKYQESGQLKFLFSSPRVFAKQLQEPGGEFDRLLLEGNVKRIVVDSINNVIEDMKPKDTREFLYSFINGLRRHRTTAIILQEDTQLLGDGCVEESGLSYIVDSLIQLRFIEIKSALQRAIVVIKQRATKNDNQIRKFEITDRGIVIEMPFKGKEGLMSGSPRDIAKRIEEFYK from the coding sequence GTGGAAACAAGACTAGAGACGGGTATAAAAGGTCTCGACGCGATGCTCGGGGGCGGCCTTTACGCGGGGACAGTCACCATAGTTCGGGGCGCGCCCGGCACCGGTAAAACCAGCTTCGGGATCGAGTTCCTGGCCAATGGCATTGAAAAGTACAACGAAACCGGTTTGTATGTAACCTTTGAGGAGTTCAGCGAGCAGATATTTCGCGACGCCGCCTCGTTGGGTTTCGATTTTCGCAAATACCAGGAGAGCGGTCAGCTCAAATTCCTATTCTCAAGCCCCCGCGTTTTCGCCAAGCAGCTGCAGGAACCGGGCGGCGAATTCGACCGGCTTCTGCTGGAAGGCAATGTTAAGAGAATCGTCGTGGACTCGATCAACAACGTCATCGAGGACATGAAGCCCAAGGACACCAGGGAGTTTCTTTATTCCTTCATCAACGGTTTGCGGCGGCATAGAACGACTGCCATAATCCTGCAGGAAGATACGCAGTTATTAGGCGACGGGTGTGTCGAGGAATCGGGTTTGTCCTATATAGTAGATTCGTTGATCCAACTTAGGTTCATCGAGATTAAGTCAGCTCTTCAGCGGGCCATTGTAGTCATCAAACAACGGGCGACTAAGAACGACAACCAAATCCGCAAGTTCGAAATAACCGATCGCGGCATCGTAATCGAAATGCCTTTCAAAGGCAAAGAAGGCCTGATGTCGGGTTCCCCCAGAGATATCGCCAAACGTATCGAGGAATTCTACAAGTAG
- the rpoD gene encoding RNA polymerase sigma factor RpoD, whose product MADKKKKQTKTKEEPQVKDKAKAPNEPAVPEGAAVQEAAAGKIKELIETGREKGFVTVDEFTEAFKEIELNADQIEDIYARLADMGIEVAEEGEAEVLPGLHGTPLDSVLEPIAGQDLEEIDEEREAAKLRAAETAARHDDGAVKVAAGDPVKMYLKEIGKVSLLNAAEEVELAKRIEQGDMRAKSKLVEANLRLVVSIAKRYVGRGMLFLDLIQEGNLGLIRAVEKFDYRRGFKFSTYATWWIRQAITRAIADQARTIRIPVHMVETINKLSRTQRQLLQDLGREPLPEELAEAMDMPVEKVQEVLKVSQEPVSLETPIGEEEDSHIGDFIEDREATVPLEAASFALLQEHLRGVLGTLNERERRVIEYRFGLLDGHPRTLEEVGREFGVTRERIRQIESKTLAKLKHPLRSQKLKDYLE is encoded by the coding sequence ATGGCTGATAAAAAGAAAAAGCAAACGAAGACTAAGGAAGAACCACAGGTCAAAGATAAAGCGAAAGCGCCAAACGAGCCCGCCGTGCCGGAAGGCGCCGCCGTTCAAGAGGCGGCGGCCGGGAAGATAAAAGAGCTCATCGAGACAGGCCGCGAAAAAGGTTTCGTTACCGTTGACGAATTCACCGAGGCGTTCAAGGAAATAGAGCTCAACGCCGACCAGATAGAGGATATCTACGCCAGACTGGCGGATATGGGCATTGAAGTAGCCGAGGAGGGGGAGGCTGAGGTCCTGCCGGGCTTGCACGGAACGCCGCTGGACAGCGTCCTGGAGCCGATCGCGGGGCAGGACCTGGAAGAAATAGATGAAGAGCGCGAAGCGGCAAAGCTGCGTGCCGCGGAGACCGCCGCCCGTCACGATGACGGCGCGGTTAAGGTCGCCGCCGGCGATCCGGTCAAAATGTATCTTAAGGAAATCGGAAAAGTCTCGCTGCTGAACGCGGCCGAGGAAGTCGAGCTGGCCAAGCGCATCGAGCAAGGCGATATGCGGGCTAAGTCCAAGCTGGTTGAGGCTAACCTTCGGCTGGTCGTATCAATAGCCAAGCGCTATGTCGGCCGGGGCATGCTATTCCTGGATCTCATTCAAGAGGGGAACCTGGGTCTGATAAGGGCAGTCGAAAAGTTCGATTACCGGCGGGGGTTTAAGTTCTCAACCTACGCCACCTGGTGGATCCGTCAGGCTATTACCAGGGCTATCGCCGACCAGGCCAGGACAATCCGCATCCCGGTTCATATGGTGGAAACCATTAATAAACTCAGCCGCACGCAGCGTCAACTACTGCAGGATCTGGGGCGCGAACCCTTACCCGAAGAGTTGGCTGAAGCCATGGATATGCCGGTCGAGAAGGTTCAGGAGGTTTTGAAGGTCTCGCAGGAACCGGTATCTTTAGAGACTCCGATTGGCGAGGAAGAGGACAGCCATATAGGTGACTTCATTGAGGACCGGGAAGCGACCGTGCCACTTGAGGCGGCTTCATTCGCGCTTCTGCAGGAACACCTTCGCGGGGTCCTCGGCACGCTTAACGAGCGCGAACGGCGCGTTATCGAATACCGGTTCGGACTGTTGGACGGGCATCCAAGGACATTGGAGGAAGTCGGCCGGGAGTTCGGGGTTACCCGCGAACGGATCAGGCAGATCGAATCCAAAACGCTTGCCAAGCTGAAACATCCTTTGCGCAGTCAGAAGTTGAAAGATTACCTGGAATAA